The Leifsonia poae region CGGCGCTGGCCCTGGTGTTCTATTGCGCCAGCGTGGCATTGTCGCGGGTGCTGCCCGCTGTCTCGCTGTGCCTGATCTGGGCCGCAGTCGTCGTCGACGTCGGCAATTCCGGAACGCAGGAGGCGCTGTTCCGCGTCATCGCGGCCCTGGCGGTGTTCCTGACGACGTTCGGCGTTGCGGCGCACGCCGGGCCGGTGGCGCGCTGGTTCGACTTCGCCTCCGCTTTTCTGCTCGGCCCGGCGGTCGCCTATCTGTTCACTGTCGGCGGCGAGCTGAAGTTTCCGCAGTTCGGCCCGGTGATCGCGGGCTACTACACGAGCCAGGGCGTCGGCCTCCTGCTGATGAGCCTGCTTCTCATCGTCGCCTTCGTCGCCGGGTGGTTCGTGGGCTACCTCGTCGCGCGCCAGCGGGCGACGCCGACCACGGACGGCCGCTCGGTGCTGGTCTGGTTGGCGTCGTCCGGCGGAACGCGTCTCGCCGATCCGCACACAGAGAGCGCCGGACTCGTGCGCCGGCTCACCCGCCCCGAGCTCACCTTCGACATCGCCGGCGCGGCTGCGTTCGCGTTCTTCTGCATCGTCTTGGATGCGGTGAACGTGGGCGGCTTCGACGGCAGCGGGGGACCGCGCTCGGGCTTCCTCGTGATGATCGGCTTCGCGGTGGCCGTCGCGGTGCGCCGAATGTCGCCGGCTGTCGCTCTCTCACTGGCGTGGATCTCGGCGATCCTGCAGATGACCACGGGCCACAACATCCAGTTCAGCGACGTCGGCGTGCTGATCGTGCTCTACGCGACGGCCGCGTACGGCGACACGATCGTGCGCTGGTCCGGGCTGATCTCGGCCGGCATCGGCGCCGTGGTCGCCTCGCTCTACCTCACGCTGACCTCGGCGGTCAGCCAGAACTATCTCGACCTGCTGTCAAGCTCGATCGGCCAGCTCACGCTGCAATTCGCCTTCCTGTTCGTCGTGAGCGTCACCGTGCTCGGACTCTCCTGGGTGCTCGGGCTCCTGATGCGCACCTGGCGCAATGCCCGCGTGTCGCGGCGAGCGCAGGTCGCCGCCGAGTTCGATCGCGCCCGCGCCGTCGAAGACGTCGTCGTGGAGCAGGAGCGAACACGCATCGCGCGCGATATGCACGACGTCGTCGCCCACTCGCTCGCGGTGGTGATCGCACAGGCCGACGGCGCACGCTACGCCCGACACTCCGATCCGGACACCGTGGACGAAGCCCTCAAGACCATCGCGTCGACCGCGCGCTCGGCGCTCGGCGACGTGCGGGTGCTGCTCGCCGAGCTGCGGCATGCCCAGCCGGAAGGCCCCCAACCATCGCTGGACGACCTGGAGCGCACCGTCGACCAGATTCGCGCCGCAGGGCTCGACGTCACCGTCGAACGGGTCGGCGACCTCGGCTGGCTGGGCTCGGCCCAGCAGATCGCCGCATATCGCATCGTGCAGGAGGCGCTCACCAACGCCCTCCGGCATGGGGACACCGCCGCCTCCGCCTCCGTCGTGCTCGCCGAAGTGGCGAGCGAGAACGGGGGACCGGGGGTCGTCATCACCGTGAGGAACACCATGAAACCCATCAGCATCGACACGCCATCGGCCGGGACGGCATCCGCCCGTGTGGGGCACGGCCTGCCCGGGATGCGGGAGAGGGCGACGCTCGCGGGCGGTTCCCTCGCGGCCGGACCGGCCGGCGACCTGTTTGTGGTGAGCGCGTTCCTTCCGGCGGGAGCGGCGGCGTGAGCGCGGCCGAGCGAATCCGGGTACTGCTCGTCGACGATCAGGCGCTGTTCCGCGCCGGGGTGCGGATGCTGGTGACGTCGCAGCCCGATCTCGAACTCGCGGGGGAGGCCGCGAACGGTGCCGAAGGCGTCCAGCTCGCCGCCGAGACCAGCCCGGATGTGGTGCTCATGGACATCCGCATGCCGGTGATGGACGGCATCGCCGCGACCACCCAGATCGTCGAGAACGCAACGAAGGAGGGGCGCACGCCCCCGCGCATCCTCGTATTGACCACGTTCGACCTCGACGAAGCGGCCGCCAGGGCGATCCGCGGCGGCGCGAGCGGCTTCGTGCTGAAAGACGCCGAGCCCGAGTTCCTCCTCGCGGCAATCCGTACAGTGCACGCTGGAAGCGCCGTCATCGCGGCGGGGGCCACGCGCGAGCTCTTCCAGTACTTCTCGTCGAGTGAGCCGGTCAAACCGCAGCCGCCCGAGTTCGGCAACCTCACCTCGCGGGAACGCGAGATCTTCGTGCTCGCCGCGCGAGGGCTCAGCAATTCCGAGATCGCGTCGACGGAATTCCTCAGCGAGGCGACAGTGAAGACGCACATCAGCCGCATCCTGAGCAAACTGGGGCTGCGCGACCGGGTGCAGATGGTGGTCTACGCCTTCGAACACGGACTCACCGGGGCGGATGAGGAATCATCCTCCCGACGGAGATCGGATGGGTCCAACGCCTGATTCGCCTGCGGCGCCGGGTCCGTAGCGTGGAGGCATGGACAACGCCACCAGCGAGACGATCCCCGCCCTCGAACCGGGCTCGACATCCACCGAAGGCCTCGTGGCCCGCGTGGTGGATGCCACGAAGTCCTACGGGACAGGCGCCGGACGGGTGAACGCGCTCGACGGCGTGACCCTCGGCATCCCGGCCGGTCGCTTCACGGCGATCATGGGACCGAGCGGTTCGGGCAAATCGACCCTCATGCACATCATGGCCGGGCTCGACACCGTCACCTCCGGCCAGGTCTGGCTGGGCGAGACAGAGATCACCGGTCTCGGCGACGCGGAGTTGACCATGCTCCGTCGTCGGCGCGTCGGGTTCGTGTTCCAGTCGTTCAACCTCGTGCCGACCCTGGATGTCGCGGCGAACATCCGTCTGCCGTTCGAGCTCGACGGGCGACGGCCCACGCGGACGCAGGGGGAGTGGATCGACCACCTCATCGAGTCGCTCGGCCTCACAAACCGGTTGCGCCACCGCCCCCACGAACTCTCCGGCGGTCAGCAGCAACGCGTCGCGATCGTGCGCGCGCTGGCCACCCGGCCCGACCTCATCTTCGCCGACGAGCCGACCGGCAACCTCGACTCCCGGACGGGGCGGGAAGTGCTCGGCTTGCTCGCGGAGGCGAGCCGGACGTACGGGCAGAGCATCGCCATGGTGACCCACGACCCGATCGCCGCCGGCTACGCCGATCGCATCGTGTTCCTCGCCGACGGAGCGGTGGTGGCGGAACGACCCCGCTCGACGCCGGAAGCGATCTCCAGCTACATGCTGGGGATGGAGCAGCACGCATGAACCGTCCGTTCTCCGCCTTCCGGGCGAATGCGCGGGACCACCGTGCCAGCATCCTCGTCGCGGCGCTCAGTTCGGCGTTCGGTGTCGCCCTGCTGTCGTCGACCGGGGTGCTGACCGCCTACATCTCGCACAGTGATGTGGCCGCACACGGCAGCGTGCTCGTCGCGTTGAGTGTCGTCGCCGTCATCTTCTTCATCATCGCCGTGTACGTCGGCGCCATCGTGACGACGAACACTTTCGCGACGATCATCGCCGGGCGCACCCGCACCATCGCCCTGTTGCGCCTCATCGGTTCCAGCGCGCGGGCCCAGCGGCGATCGGTCGCCTCCGAGGGGCTCGCCGTCGGCCTCCTCGGCGCCGTGCTCGGCGGCGCGGTGTCAGCGGCTCTCACGCTCGTCGCCGTGCGACTGTTCGTCGCGGCGGGTGTGTTGCCGGATGTGCTGTATCCCGTGATCACGCCCGTACTGCTCGCCCCGTTGGCGGTCGTCGTTTTCACGACCTGGTTGGCCTCCTGGGTGGGGAGCCGGCGGGTGCTCACCGTCACCCCGGTGCAGGCGCTGGGCGCTGCCGAGGAACGCCCGGCCGCGCAGGTCCGAGCGAGCCGGGGCCGCGTGGTCGTCGCCGTGCTACTGATGGTGGTGGGCGCCCTGCTACTGGTCTTCGGCCTGCTCCTCGGCCTGGGCGTCTTCGCCAGGCCGGCGGACTCGCTGCTGTCATCGTTGGGGCCGTACGGCGTGCTGATCGCGCTGCCGGGCGGCGTGCTGTCGTTCACCGGCGTCATCCTCGCCGCGCCGCTGTTCATGCCGGGCGTGCTCCGCGCCGTCGGGCTGTTGTTCGGCCGAGGCACCGCAGCTCGGCTCGCCGCAGCGAACGCGGTGCGCAATCCGGAGCGCAGTTCGCGCACCACGATCGGGCTCGTGATCGGTGTGACATTGATCACGATGTTCGTCGTCGCCTCGCAGTCGTACCTTCAGATGATCCAACGCGCGCAGGAGAGCGAACCGGGCCTCTACGGCGGAGTGGACGGCGTGCTCACGGTGACGATGGCGGTCTTCACCGTGCTGATCGGCTTCTCCGCCGTCATCGCCGCGGTCGGGGTGGTGAACAGCCTCTCGCTCAGCGTGCTGCAGCGGCGGCGGGAGCTCGGCCTGCTGCGAGCTCTGGGTTTCAGCGCCGGCCAGGTGCGTCGGATGATCCTCGCCGAGAGCGCGCAGCTCACCTTTGCCGCGATCGTCACCGGCCTCATGCTGGGAACGCTTTACGGGTGGATCGGTGCACAGTCTCTACTGGGAGCCATCCCGGGCGGAGGGCTTCTGGTTCCCGAACTGCCGTGGCCGTTCCTTGGACTGGTGATCCTCGCCGCGGCAATCCTCGCCGTGACGGCTTCGGTCGCCCCCACCCGAAGGGCGACCGCTGTGGCACCGGTCGCAGCCCTGGCGGTCGATTAGGCGATCCTTCCGACGAGCCGTTCGCTTCCTAGGAATTGCCTGAACGGCCCCGTCACCTCAGCTTGAGACCGGCTGAGTATCCAATAATGGTGCGTCGGCCATGCCGTCGCATTGAAAGGACCCGCCCTGAACTGGCTCATGACCCTGCGCATCGATCAGCGCCCGTTCCTCATCACGGTGGACGTGCTGGTCTCGCTTCTCGCGCTGTACCTCCTCATCCGCCCGACCGTCCGTCGGATGCTGGCGGGGATCTCGGCCGTGGTGATCGGTGCGCTGCTCGGCCTGTTCGTGATCTGGCTGTTCGGCGATGTCATGGACGTGTTCGGAGTCGAGCTGACACCGGTGACCCGGATGTGGACGGCCATCGGTTTCGCCGGACTCGCCCTCGCGCTCGTCAACCTCTTCCGCTCGCGGTGGTGGCGGAAGGTGATCGCCGTTCTGAGCATCCCCGTGTTCCTCATTGCAGCGGGTGCCGGAATCAATGTGGACTTCGGCGCTTACCGAAACCTCGATGACGCCCTCGGTGTCGTGCCGTACAAAGCGCTGACGATCCACAGCGAACGCGGCGAAGTGGCGAACATCGGCACCGATTACGAGAAGACCTGGACGCCCCCGGCGAGCGTTCCGGCACGCGGTGAGATCGGAACGGTGCGCATCCCGGCGACGACCTCGGGATTCCCCGCTCGCAAGGCCATCGTCTACCTTCCGCCGGCGGCGCTGACAGCCGCCCCTCCCGTTCTCCCGGTGCTGTACGCGTTCGCAGGCCAGCCCGGCGCGCCCGCCGATGTGTTCACGGCAGGGCACATCGCCACGACGATGGACCAGTATGCGGCGAAGCACGGCGGTATCGCGCCGATCGTGGTGGCGGCGGATCAGCTCGGCGGAGCCGGCCGCAACCCGATGTGCGTCGATTCGGCGGCGTTCGGCAAGTCGGCCACTTACCTCCTGAAAGACGTGCCGGCGTGGATCAAGGCGCATTTCCGGGTCAGCAGCGACCCGGCCGCCTGGAGTGTCTTCGGCTACTCGCAGGGGGCGACCTGCGCCGTGCAATTCGCTACAGGACACCCCGACCAGTTCGGGTCGGCGCTGGCTTCATCCAGCGAACTCGGCCCGACACTCGGCGCAGAATCGACCACCGTGACCAAGGGGTTCGGCGGCTCGAAGAAGGCCTACGAGGCCGCCCAGCCCGCAGCGCTGATGAAGGCCGGTGCTCCGTTCACGAACACGCTCATCGTGTTCGGCGTCGGACAGGACGATGCGAAATATCTCGCCTTCGCCAAAACACTCGACGCAGAGGCGCGGGCCGCCGGCATCACCTCCGACCTTCTGGTCTCTCCGGGTTCCGCCCATGACTGGAACACGGTGCGCTACACCCTCGTGCACGGCTTCCCGCTCATCGCGGCCCATCTAGGATTGCGCTCGTGAGCGACGAAACTCCTGCGGTCGAGCCCCGCCGGCCAGGACGCGTGGCCGCCGGGGCCAGACGCGCCCTCCGGCTCGTTGTCGCGCATCCCTTCACCGCCACGATCACGGTGGTCATCCTGGTTCTCGCCCTGGTCACCGGGCCGATCCATGGCCCGCACCGGCCGCTGCGCATCTGGCTGGGAACAGGGCCCGGACCGCTGCTCGACGGCCACTGGTGGACACCGATCACCTCGGTGATCTTCACCGACAGCCTGGGTGAACTGATCGTGGCACTCGCGCTCACGGTCCTTCTCGTCGGGGCCGCGGAGCACCTGATGGGGTGGTGGCGCACGGCCGTGTCGTTCTTCGTCACCTCCGTTCTCGGCATCGTCGTGGGTGTGGGGGTGCAGCTTCTCGCATCCCAGACCGGTGAGATGTGGGCGCGCAATGTTCACAACCTCGTCGTGCTCGACGTGTTCACCGCGATCGGCGGCACGATCATGGCTGCGAGCGCTTTCGCGAGCGCGCTGTGGCGACGGCGCATCCGGGTGCTCACCGTGCTCGTCGCACTGGTCTTCGTGCTCTACTCCGGATTGCCGTCCGATGTCTATCGGATGCTCGCCGTGCTCTTCGGATTGGCGCTGGGCGTGCTGTTGCGGCCCACCGCGAAACTCGGCGGATGGGTTCGCAGCTCCCACCACGAGATCCGGGTGCTGCTCGCCTCGGCTGTGTCAATCACAGCGATCGGGCCGGTGATCGGGCTGCTCACCAAATCGCGCTATGGTCTTCTCTCGCCGATCGGCCTGCTGTTCAGCAACGACGTTCCCGACCGCGGCTCGCTGCTGGAGCGCTGCCAGGCGTTCGCGGTGACCAGGCAGTGCCTCCACGATCTGACCATCGAGCGCATCAACGGCATCGGGCCGATCCTCGTCTCGGTGCTCCCGCTGTTGGTACTGCTCGTCGCGGCGTACGGATTGCTCCGCGGAAGCCGGTTCGCCGTGTGGCTCGCCGTGGCCGTCAACGTCATGCTCGCCGTTCTGTCGGCGCTGTACTTCGGACTGCTGCCGTTGGCGGGCGTCTCCACCCATCCGCATTTCGCCGCCCGCTACTGGGAAGTGACCGCGATGCTGGCGCTCTCGGCTCTGCTGCCGTTGGCGATCGCCATCGTGCTGATCGCGCTGCGGCAGCACTTCCCGGTGCGGCCTTCGACGCGAGCGGTCGTTCGGTACGTGGTCACCATCGTCGTTACCGGCGTCGTCTTGGCGCTCCTGTACATCGCGGTCGGATATCTGCAGCGCAACTCGGGCTACACGCGCCCGATCGACCTCGGGGACCTACTGGGCGACGTGCTCGAGCGGTTCATCCCGGTCAACTTCCTGCGCCGCGAGCCGGTCAGCTACCTGCCGACCTCCCCGCTCGGGGTCGCCCTTTACCGCAACATCGGCACGATCTTCTGGCTCGTGGTGATGATCGCGGCGATCCCCGTGATGCGCGGGCGCGGGTTCCGTCGTGATACCAGCGACGCGACACGCGTGCGCGACCTCCTCGAGCGAGGCGGGGGAGACGCCATCTCGTTCATGGCCACCTGGTCGGGGAACAGCTATTGGTTCGATCCGGCCGACGGTCGCGCGATCGCCTACCGCGTCGTGGGACGCATTGCGATCACAACCGGCGGTCCGTTCGGCGCACCGCCTCCGCACGACCGCACGATCGACCGGTTCGCCCGGTTCTGCGACGACAACGGATGGATCCCGGTCTACTACAGCGTCGACGCCGACCTGCAGCCGGTCTTCGACGAGATGGGCTGGTCGACGATGGTGGTAGCGGAGGAGACCGTGATCCGCCCGCAGCAGTGGGCGACCACCGGCAAGAAGTGGCAAGACGTGCGAACCTCCATCAATCGGGCGCAGCGGGCAGGCATCCGTGCGGAATGGACGACCTACCAGGCGCTCCCGCTGACCTCGGCCGTGCAGCTCTCCGACATCTCCGAGCAGTGGGTGGCCGAGAAGGACCTGCCCGAGATGGGCTTCACCCTCGGCGGTCTCGACGAACTGCGCGACCCGGCCGTCGGCCTCATGCTCGCGGTCGACGAGAACGGTCGCATCGAGGCCGTCACGAGCTGGCTCCCCACCTACCGCAACGGTCTGGTCGTGGGGTGGACGCTCGACTTCATGCGGCGCCGGCCGGGAAGCATCAACGGTGTGATGGAGTTCCTCATCGCCGAATCCGCCACCCGGATGCGCGACGAGGGCGTGGAGTTCATGAGCCTCTCGGCCGCTCCGCTCGCGCACACCGCCGAGGGCGGCCCCGAGACGGAACGCTCCGGAATGGACCGCACGCTCGGCTTCCTCAGCGCCTCGCTCGAACCGGTCTACGGCTTCCGGTCGCTGCTCAAGTTCAAACGCAAGTTCCAGCCCGAACTGCATCCGCTGATCATGGCCTACCCGGATCCGGTCGCCCTTCCGGCCATCGGGGTCGCGCTGGCCCGCGCTTACCTGCCTCAGCTCTCTGTGCGCCAGGCGGCGAATCTCGTGAGGGGCCGCGGATGAGGCTCGCGGCGGCCGGCACGGGCTTGCGTGGTAAGCTCAACCCTGTGTTCGGTCTGCTCCTTCTTAGCTGCCGCGACGAGTCCTAGTTCTGGGCCTCCCTCGTCGCGGAGTTCGTCGTCGGCTCTCCACCACACCTCGCGAGGAGATTTCAGACCATGAAGAACACACAGGCGCCGAGCGCCATGCCGATCCACAAGTACCGTCCGTTCCACGAGCAGATCCGGGTGGAACTGCCCGATCGCACATGGCCCGACAACCGCATTACGCAGGCGCCCCGCTGGTGCGCTGTCGACCTGCGTGACGGAAACCAGGCCCTCATCGATCCGATGAGCCCCGAGCGCAAACGCATCATGTTCGACCTGCTGGTGCGCATGGGCTACAAAGAGATCGAGGTCGGGTTCCCGAGCGCGAGCCAGACCGACTTCGACTTCGTCCGCAGCCTCATCGAAGAGAACGCGATTCCCGACGACGTCACCATCCAGGTTCTCACCCAGGCCCGCGAGCACCTGATCAAGCGCACCTACGAGTCGCTGGTGGGCGCCAGGCAGGCCATCGTGCACCTGTACAACTCCACGAGCATCCTGCAGCGCGACGTCGTGTTCCGCACCGACCGCCAAGGCATCATCGACATCGCACTGTCTGGCGCCCGCCTCTGCCGCCAGATGGAGGCGCTGGTTCCGGGAACCACGATCTATTACGAATACTCGCCCGAGAGCTACACCGGAACCGAGCTCGATTTCGCCGTCGACATCTGCAACCAGGTCATCGAGGTCTTCGAGCCGACCCCCGAGCGCAAGGTCATCGTCAACCTGCCGGCCACGGTCGAGATGGCGACCCCGAACGTCTACGCCGACTCGATCGAGTGGATGTCGCGCCATTTGGCCCACCGCGAGAACGTCATCCTGTCGTTGCACCCGCACAACGACCGCGGCACCGCCGTCGCGGCGGCCGAGCTGGGCTACATGGCCGGCGCCGACCGCATCGAGGGCTGCCTGTTCGGCAATGGCGAGCGCACCGGCAACGTCGACCTGGTGACCCTGGGCGTCAACCTGTTCACCCAGGGCATCGACCCGCAAATCGACTTCAGCGACATCGACGGGATCAAGCGCACGGTCGAGCACTGCAACCAGCTGCCGGTGCACGAGCGCAGCCCGTGGGGCGGCGACCTGGTGTTCACCGCCTTCAGCGGCTCGCACCAGGACGCGATCAAGAAGGGCTTCGAGGCGATGGCTGCCGAGGCCGCCGAAACCGGCAAGGAGGTCGACGACCTCGTGTGGGCGGTGCCGTACCTGCCGGTCGATCCGAAGGACCTGGGCCGCAGCTACGAGGCCGTCATCCGCGTCAACTCGCAGTCGGGCAAGGGCGGCGTCGCCTACCTGCTGAAGACCGACCACGCGCTCGACCTGCCGCGCAAGCTGCAGATCGAGTTCTCCGGCGTCGTGCAGGCCAAGACCGACGAAGAGGGCGGCGAAGTCTCCAGCGACGACATCTGGGCGATCTTCCAAGACGAGTACCTTCCGGCGCCGGTCGACGAGACCGAGAACAAGTGGGGCCGGTTCGAGCTGGGCAGCACGAGCACGTCGAACGAGTCGGGCGACGAGGTCGACCTCACCGTCACTCTTCGCGACGGTGACACCGTGGCGAAGGCGACGGGTCGCGGAAACGGACCGATCGCCGCGTTCCTCGACGTGCTGCACGGCCACGGCGTGAATGTGCACCTCTACGACTACTCCCAGCACACGCTGTCGGCCAGCGAATCCGCCTATGCGGCCGCCTACGTCGAACTGGATGTGGAAGGCCAGCGTCTGTGGGGCGTCGGGATCGATGCCGATACGACGACCGCTTCCTTCAAGGCTGTCGTGTCCGCCGTGAACCGTGCCGTGCGCGCGGTCGAGTCGGCCAACACGAGCGACCTCGTCTCCGCCTGAACCCGCTGAAGAGAAACGCCCCGGACCGCACGGTCCGGGGCGTTTCTGCATTGCTCAATCGGGTTTGTCGAGCTTGTACCGCGGGATCGAACCGGTCTCCGTGCGTTCGGTGGCCGTGCGGCGCGGGATGCGCGGCCAGCGCGGGCGAGGAATGCGGCTGAGTTCCCGCTGCTCCGGAAGGCTCCAGCCGAAGCGAACGGCGAGGAGCCGGATGATGAGGGTGACGGCCACACAGACGATCGCCGCGACGCCGATCGGAACCCGCAGATCGACGAGCAGGACGAGCACGATGGTTCCGCCGCCGGCGGCCACCGCATAGAGAGAGCCGACATGCATGAGAGCGATCGGCAGGTTGAGCAGCATATCGCGCAGAATGGAGCCGCCCACGGCGGAGACCACGCCGACGAACACGGCCGGCACCTCGGGAAGGCCGAGCGAGAGCGCCTTCGTGGCGCCGATGGCGCCGAACAGCCCGATCGTCAGAGCGTCGAGCAGCGTGATCAGAGGATCGAGCCGCCGGAACAGCCGAACCAGCAGCATCCCGAGCAGCGCGGCGACGACCGTCATCGGTAGATACCAATTGGATTGCAGCGCCACCGGGCGGGTCACGAGGAGCAGATCGCGCAGCAGTCCACCCCCCACGCCGGTGGCCACACCGATGATCGCGACACCCAGGAGGTCGAGACGACGGTCACGGAAACCGGAGGCGAACATGGCCCCCTGGAGGCTGCCGACACCCACGGCGACGAGGTCGATCCACAAGGGGATCGTGAAGGCCGAGGTGCTCATACGTCACTTGTACCATGCGCGGCTGATCCGCATTGTCGGCGTGACGCGGGATAATCGGGTGTGCCCGTTTACCGTGATGAAGCCGTCGTGCTGCGCACCCACAAATTGGGTGAAGCCGACCGCATCGTCACGCTGCTCACGCGGCAGCACGGCAAGGTGCGAGCGGTCGCGAAAGGGGTGCGGCGCACGGCGTCGAAGTTCGGTGCCCGGCTGGAGCCGTTCATGGTCGCCGATGTGCAGCTCTACGAGGGCCGCAGCCTCGACGTGGTGACGCAGGCCGAGTCGCTCGGCTCGTACGGTGCCGCGATCGCGGAAGACTACGCGAGCTACACCGCCGCCAACGCCATGGTCGAGACCGCCGATCGCGTAACGGAGTCCGAGTCATCGCTGCAGCAGTACCTGCTGCTGGTCGGCGCACTCCGGTCGCTGTCGAAGCTGGAGCACGGGGCGGCACTGACCCTCGACTCCTACCTCCTCCGGGCGCTCTCGCTGGCCGGATGGGCGCCCAGCTTCCTCGACTGCGCTCGTTGCGGCGCGCCCGGCCCGCACCTGTCGCTCGTCGTCCAGTTGGGCGGCGTCGTCTGCGCAGACTGTGCACCGCAGGGCGCGCCCCGGCTCGACACGGCCACCATCGATCTGCTCGGCGCCCTGCTGACCGGCGACTGGGCGGCGGCGGAGCGGACCGACGACTCCACGCAGTCCAAGGCCAGCGGCGTCGTCGCCGCGTACACCCAATGGCACCTGGAGCGCGGCCTGCGCTCGCTCCAGCACGTGCAGCACGAACGGAGAGCAGGCGCATGAGCCCCAAGCCGTACACGCACCGGGATGCGGTCGAGTTCCGCCCTGTCGACTGGACCGGGGTGTATCCGCCCGAGATCCCGCGCGCGGCCGTGCCCGAGCATGTCGCGATCGTGATGGACGGCAACGGACGCTGGGCGAACACGCGTGGACTCACCCGCATCGAAGGGCACCGGGCCGGAGAGGCGGCCCTGCTTGATGTGGTGGCCGGCGCCATCCAGATCGGGGTCAAGCATCTGAGCGTCTACGCCTTCTCCACAGAGAACTGGAAGCGCTCGCCCGACGAGGTGCGGTTTCTGATGGGGTTCAATCGCGACGTGCTGCATCGGCGGCGCGATCAGCTGAACGAGTGGGGCGTGCGAGTCCGCTGGGCTGGGCGCAAGCCGCGGTTGTGGTCATCGGTGATCAAAGAGCTGCAGTTCGCCGAACGCCTCACAGCCGGCAACGATGTGCTCACCCTGACCATGTGCGTGAACTATGGCGGACGAACCGAGATCGCGGATGCGGTGCGCGCAATCGCCGACGAGGTGGCCGCCGGCCGACTCAAACCGTCAGCGGTGACCGAGAAGACCATCCGGCGCCACCTCTACGCGCCCGAGATGCCCGATGTCGACCTGTTCGTGCGCAGCTCGGGGGAGCAGCGCACGAGCAACTTTCTGCTCTGGCAGAGTGCCTACGCCGAGATGGTGTTCCTCGATACTCTCTGGCCCGACTTCTCCCGTGCCGACCTCTGGCGCGCGGTCGAGCTGTTCGCCTCCCGCAACCGGCGATTCGGGGGAGCGGTGGATGCGCCGGGAATGCCCGCGTGATGCCGGATGTTGCCCCTCACGTGAGTGAACCCATCAAGATCGACATCTGGTCCGATATCGCCTGCCCGTGGTGCTATATCGGCAAACGCAAGTTCGAAGCGGGAAGCGGTGAGTTCGAGCAGAACGGCGAGGAACGCGCCGTCGAGATCGAATACCACTCCTTCGAGCTCTCTCCGGACACCCCCGTCGACTTCGACGGAAGCGAGATCGACTTCCTTGCCGGACACAAGGGGATGCAGGCCTCCCAGGTGACCCAGATGCTGGAGCGCGTCACCGGCATCGCGTCCTCTGTCGGACTCGACTACGACTTCGACAGCCTCAAGCACACGAACACCGTCAAAGCCCATGAGCTGCTGCACTTCGCGAAGACACAGGGCAAGCAGCTCGAACTGTCGGAGAGGCTGTTCAAGGCCTACTTCACCGAGGGCCGTCACATCGGTCGGATCGCCGACCTCGCCGACCTCGCGGCGGAGGTCGGGCTCGACCGCGCCGCCGCGGTCACCGCGCTCCAATCCGAACAGTTCCTCTCGGATGTGCGAGCCGACCAGTCCCTGGCGCAGGAGTATGGCATCCAGGGCGTCCCCTTCTTCGTCATCGACGGGCGCTACGGCGTCTCGGGTGCGCAGGATGCGTCGACTTTCGCCCAGGTGCTGGAGCAGGTCTGGACCGAGCGCGCCGACGCGGATGGTGTCGCCGGTTCGGAGCAGTCAGGGGTGCACGCATGACCGCCAAGCCCGGGTTGATCCCGCTCGGCGACG contains the following coding sequences:
- a CDS encoding bifunctional lysylphosphatidylglycerol flippase/synthetase MprF; this encodes MSDETPAVEPRRPGRVAAGARRALRLVVAHPFTATITVVILVLALVTGPIHGPHRPLRIWLGTGPGPLLDGHWWTPITSVIFTDSLGELIVALALTVLLVGAAEHLMGWWRTAVSFFVTSVLGIVVGVGVQLLASQTGEMWARNVHNLVVLDVFTAIGGTIMAASAFASALWRRRIRVLTVLVALVFVLYSGLPSDVYRMLAVLFGLALGVLLRPTAKLGGWVRSSHHEIRVLLASAVSITAIGPVIGLLTKSRYGLLSPIGLLFSNDVPDRGSLLERCQAFAVTRQCLHDLTIERINGIGPILVSVLPLLVLLVAAYGLLRGSRFAVWLAVAVNVMLAVLSALYFGLLPLAGVSTHPHFAARYWEVTAMLALSALLPLAIAIVLIALRQHFPVRPSTRAVVRYVVTIVVTGVVLALLYIAVGYLQRNSGYTRPIDLGDLLGDVLERFIPVNFLRREPVSYLPTSPLGVALYRNIGTIFWLVVMIAAIPVMRGRGFRRDTSDATRVRDLLERGGGDAISFMATWSGNSYWFDPADGRAIAYRVVGRIAITTGGPFGAPPPHDRTIDRFARFCDDNGWIPVYYSVDADLQPVFDEMGWSTMVVAEETVIRPQQWATTGKKWQDVRTSINRAQRAGIRAEWTTYQALPLTSAVQLSDISEQWVAEKDLPEMGFTLGGLDELRDPAVGLMLAVDENGRIEAVTSWLPTYRNGLVVGWTLDFMRRRPGSINGVMEFLIAESATRMRDEGVEFMSLSAAPLAHTAEGGPETERSGMDRTLGFLSASLEPVYGFRSLLKFKRKFQPELHPLIMAYPDPVALPAIGVALARAYLPQLSVRQAANLVRGRG
- a CDS encoding trimeric intracellular cation channel family protein — its product is MSTSAFTIPLWIDLVAVGVGSLQGAMFASGFRDRRLDLLGVAIIGVATGVGGGLLRDLLLVTRPVALQSNWYLPMTVVAALLGMLLVRLFRRLDPLITLLDALTIGLFGAIGATKALSLGLPEVPAVFVGVVSAVGGSILRDMLLNLPIALMHVGSLYAVAAGGGTIVLVLLVDLRVPIGVAAIVCVAVTLIIRLLAVRFGWSLPEQRELSRIPRPRWPRIPRRTATERTETGSIPRYKLDKPD
- the recO gene encoding DNA repair protein RecO, whose amino-acid sequence is MPVYRDEAVVLRTHKLGEADRIVTLLTRQHGKVRAVAKGVRRTASKFGARLEPFMVADVQLYEGRSLDVVTQAESLGSYGAAIAEDYASYTAANAMVETADRVTESESSLQQYLLLVGALRSLSKLEHGAALTLDSYLLRALSLAGWAPSFLDCARCGAPGPHLSLVVQLGGVVCADCAPQGAPRLDTATIDLLGALLTGDWAAAERTDDSTQSKASGVVAAYTQWHLERGLRSLQHVQHERRAGA
- the leuA gene encoding 2-isopropylmalate synthase is translated as MKNTQAPSAMPIHKYRPFHEQIRVELPDRTWPDNRITQAPRWCAVDLRDGNQALIDPMSPERKRIMFDLLVRMGYKEIEVGFPSASQTDFDFVRSLIEENAIPDDVTIQVLTQAREHLIKRTYESLVGARQAIVHLYNSTSILQRDVVFRTDRQGIIDIALSGARLCRQMEALVPGTTIYYEYSPESYTGTELDFAVDICNQVIEVFEPTPERKVIVNLPATVEMATPNVYADSIEWMSRHLAHRENVILSLHPHNDRGTAVAAAELGYMAGADRIEGCLFGNGERTGNVDLVTLGVNLFTQGIDPQIDFSDIDGIKRTVEHCNQLPVHERSPWGGDLVFTAFSGSHQDAIKKGFEAMAAEAAETGKEVDDLVWAVPYLPVDPKDLGRSYEAVIRVNSQSGKGGVAYLLKTDHALDLPRKLQIEFSGVVQAKTDEEGGEVSSDDIWAIFQDEYLPAPVDETENKWGRFELGSTSTSNESGDEVDLTVTLRDGDTVAKATGRGNGPIAAFLDVLHGHGVNVHLYDYSQHTLSASESAYAAAYVELDVEGQRLWGVGIDADTTTASFKAVVSAVNRAVRAVESANTSDLVSA